The following proteins are encoded in a genomic region of Pyrus communis chromosome 11, drPyrComm1.1, whole genome shotgun sequence:
- the LOC137709459 gene encoding uncharacterized protein: protein MMSYTHSNMSSGSRTARRIEFGRTHVVRPKGRHQATMVWLHGLGDNGSSTSQMLESLPLPNIKWICPTAPKRPVAMLGGFACTAWFAVGELSDDGPDDWESLDASAAHIANLLSSEPADVKVGIGGFSMGAAMALYSATCYAAGRYGNGNPYPLNLRAVVGLSGWLPGARSLRNKIEGSHEALRRAASLPILQCHGSSDDVVPYNYGEKSVHCLTSAGFRYLSFKPFEGLGHYTIPKEMNEVSSWLSARLGLDGYRS, encoded by the exons ATGATGAGCTATACGCATTCTAACATGTCTTCTG GTAGCAGAACTGCTAGAAGAATTGAGTTTGGTAGGACACATGTGGTGAGGCCCAAAGGAAGGCATCAAGCAACAATGGTCTGGCTGCATGGACTTGGGGACAACGGTTCAAG CACATCTCAAATGTTGGAATCTCTACCTCTTCCAAAT ATTAAGTGGATCTGCCCAACTGCTCCTAAACGTCCTGTGGCTATGCTCGGTGGATTTGCTTGCACTGCAT GGTTCGCAGTTGGAGAGCTTTCAGACGATGGTCCAGATGATTGGGAGAGTTTAGATGCTTCAGCAGCGCATATTGCAAACTTGTTGTCATCTGAGCCAGCTGATG TTAAAGTCGGTATTGGAGGCTTTAGTATGGGTGCTGCAATGGCCCTTTACTCTGCAACTTGTTATGCTGCGGGTAGGTACGGAAATGGGAACCCATATCCTCTCAATCTGAGGGCAGTTGTTGGACTAAGTGGCTGGCTTCCAGGAGCGAG GAGCTTACGGAACAAAATAGAAGGGTCACATGAGGCTTTGAGGCGTGCCGCATCATTACCCATTTTGCAATGCCATGGAAGCA GTGATGATGTAGTGCCCTACAACTATGGAGAGAAATCAGTCCACTGCTTGACTTCAGCAGGATTCCGATACCTTTCGTTCAAACCCTTTGAAGG GCTCGGTCACTACACTATTCCCAAAGAGATGAATGAAGTCTCCAGTTGGCTTTCTGCAAGGCTGGGGCTTGATGGTTATCGCTCGTAA
- the LOC137708232 gene encoding cytochrome c oxidase subunit 5b-1, mitochondrial-like: MWRRLLSSSQLKTLTLAAAAPCRSAAGPARSLLHKPLPLLPSYFSTTAEAATTGVKKVEDVMPIATGHEREELEAELEGRDVLEINYPVGPFGTKEEPAVVKSYYNKRIVGCPGGEGEDEHDVVWFWLEKGKPHECPVCTQYFVLEVVGPGGSPDHSDDHH, from the exons ATGTGGCGGAGACTGCTCTCTTCCTCTCAgctcaaaaccctaaccctagccgccGCCGCTCCATGCCGATCGGCTGCTGGACCCGCCCGGTCTCTCCTCCACAAGCCCCTTCCTCTCCTTCCTAGCTACTTCAGCACCACTGCCGAAGCTG CGACGACTGGTGTGAAGAAGGTTGAGGACGTTATGCCCATTGCCACTGGCCACGAGCGAGAGGAGCTTGAAGCTGAGCTTGAG GGAAGGGATGTTCTCGAAATCAACTATCCTGTTGGTCCTTTTGGCACAAAG GAAGAACCTGCGGTTGTCAAGTCCTATTACAACAAGAGAATAGTTGGATGCCCTGGTGGTGAAGGCG AGGATGAGCATGATGTTGTGTGGTTTTGGCTGGAGAAAGGCAAGCCGCATGAATGTCCAGTGTGCACACAATACTTTGTG CTTGAAGTTGTTGGACCCGGTGGATCTCCAGACCATTCCGATGACCATCACTGA